A part of Prunus dulcis unplaced genomic scaffold, ALMONDv2, whole genome shotgun sequence genomic DNA contains:
- the LOC117613570 gene encoding BURP domain protein RD22-like, with protein sequence MGFHLPLIFAILSLAAVALANHAAQPAPQLYWNSVLPNTQMPRSISELLHPDSTNEEKSTNIVNAVGDGKNKRSYSLRNYGKRPPPSVGDGKSKRNYSLTNYRKPPPASVGDGKSKRNYSLRNYRKPPPASDEGKPEIFPSNKKHYSLRNYRKPPPASDEGKPENIPLRNSGYQRKNYGGRPPASDEGKPDSQLLHYRDLAIFFFEKDMRPGATMQFQFPRNSNTATFLPRESAQSIPFSSNKLPEIFNHFSVKPTSVEAKTIKQTIEECEAPGLKGEEKYCATSLESMVDFSTSKLGTRNVEAISTEVLERGATMSMHNYTTMPGLKKLAGDKVVVCHKENYPYAVFFCHAIKQTAAYVLSLKADDGEKVKAVTICHLDTSEWNPEHLSFQILNVKPGTVPICHFISTDAVAWVPKHKSA encoded by the exons ATGGGGTTTCATCTCCCACTCATCTTTGCTATTCTCAGT CTAGCAGCGGTTGCACTGGCAAACCATGCTGCTCAACCAGCACCTCAACTTTACTGGAACTCCGTCCTGCCAAACACACAGATGCCAAGATCTATCAGTGAACTTCTGCATCCTG ACTCcacaaatgaagaaaagagcACAAATATCGTGAATGCTGTTGGGGATGGAAAGAACAAACGAAGTTACAGTCTAAGGAATTATGGAAAACGTCCTCCTCCATCTGTTGGGGATGGAAAGAGCAAACGAAATTACAGTCTAACAAATTATAGAAAACCTCCTCCTGCATCTGTTGGGGATGGAAAGAGCAAACGAAATTACAGTCtaagaaattatagaaaaccTCCTCCTGCATCTGACGAGGGCAAACCTGAAATTTTCCCATCGAACAAAAAACATTACAGTCtaagaaattatagaaaaccTCCTCCTGCATCTGACGAGGGCAAACCTGAAAATATCCCATTGAGAAATTCAGGTTACCAACGAAAAAATTATGGAGGACGTCCTCCTGCATCTGACGAGGGCAAACCTGACAGTCAACTACTCCATTATAGAGACTTGGCTATTTTCTTCTTCGAGAAGGACATGCGCCCTGGCGCAACAATGCAGTTCCAATTCCCTAGAAATTCAAACACGGCTACTTTCCTGCCACGTGAAAGTGCTCAATCGATCCCCTTCTCCTCTAACAAACTACCAGAAATTTTCAACCATTTTTCAGTGAAGCCAACATCTGTGGAAGCCAAAACAATTAAGCAAACAATCGAAGAGTGTGAAGCTCCAGGCCTTAAGGGAGAGGAAAAATATTGCGCCACATCTTTAGAATCAATGGTTGATTTTAGCACTTCGAAGCTTGGAACAAGAAACGTTGAAGCAATCTCGACGGAGGTATTGGAAAGAGGAGCCACCATGTCCATGCACAACTATACGACAATGCCGGGACTGAAGAAGTTGGCAGGTGACAAAGTCGTTGTGTGTCATAAGGAGAACTATCCCTATGCTGTGTTTTTCTGCCATGCAATAAAACAAACAGCAGCTTATGTTCTCTCCCTGAAAGCCGATGATGGGGAGAAGGTTAAAGCTGTAACCATCTGCCATCTAGACACATCAGAATGGAACCCAGAGCATTTGTCCTTCCAAATCCTCAACGTTAAGCCCGGAACCGTTCCCATCTGCCATTTCATTTCCACTGATGCTGTTGCCTGGGTTCCAAAACACAAATCTGCATGA